One region of Bactrocera tryoni isolate S06 unplaced genomic scaffold, CSIRO_BtryS06_freeze2 scaffold_138, whole genome shotgun sequence genomic DNA includes:
- the LOC120780083 gene encoding uncharacterized protein LOC120780083: protein MADLPKERIHASRPFIVTGIGYCGPFYFKPETRKKAPQKCYVSVFICFATKAVWMELVKDLSTGSFLDALKRFIATRGIPSCIWSDNATNFVGAKNELKDLRELFLSENHRNQVHAYCLNNMIDWRFMPPRSPHFGGLWEAAVKMAKRHFYPSVGSSLLGFEELQNPEDCHWDRRGRKSSRSSYFYRHDASSHQQTVRFTCQ from the exons ATGGCTGACTTGCCTAAGGAACGCATCCACGCATCGCGCCCCTTTATCGTTACGGGCATAGGCTACTGTGGACCATTTTATTTCAAACCCGAAACGCGTAAGAAAGCACCTCAAAAATGCTATGTTAGCGTATTCATTTGTTTCGCCACAAAAGCCGTGTGGATGGAACTGGTGAAAGATCTTTCAACAGGCTCTTTTCTTGATGCACTTAAGCGCTTTATAGCTACTCGTGGCATACCAAGTTGCATTTGGTCAGACAATGCTACAAATTTTGTTGGCGCCAAGAACGAGCTGAAGGATTTACGAGAGCTCTTTCTTAGTGAAAATCATCGCAATCAAGTTCACGCTTACTGCCTCAATAATATGATAGATTGGCGTTTCATGCCTCCTCGATCACCACATTTCGGTGGCCTGTGGGAGGCAGcagtaaaaatggcaaaaaggcACTTCTATCCCTCCGTTGGTTCATCACTTCTCGGTTTTGAAGAATTAC AAAATCCAGAAGATTGTCACTGGGACAGACGGGGTCGCAAGAGTAGCCGTTCTTCGTACTTCTACCGGCATGACGCGTCGAGCCATCAACAAACTGTGCGTTTTACCTGTCAATGA